The following are encoded together in the Flavihumibacter fluvii genome:
- a CDS encoding sugar phosphate isomerase/epimerase: MKSPSLFGSYAMRGWLFLSAMLFTQFSVSLNAQQISHKRNFSKQDIVAWCIVPFDSKNRGPVERANMLNEIGITKLAYDWRDNNIPTFDQELDALKQHHILLQAFWLTSGVNPSGEKGVEEVFKFLARRKVKTQIWYLFFPPAGFDSLPQKQKLGIAVSAVSYIAKRADSLGCTVGLYNHEGWFGEPENELAIIEMLKMANVGIVYNFNHAQDQIERFPKFYPKLLPHLMAINLAGLKKGDQHIYPIGQGDSESGMIEIVWKSSYKGPIGIINENTHPDAEVGLKMNMSGLKAILESIGDKTAAASF; this comes from the coding sequence ATGAAATCACCCTCCTTGTTCGGGTCATATGCCATGCGTGGCTGGCTGTTCTTGAGCGCAATGCTGTTCACCCAGTTTTCCGTATCTCTTAATGCCCAGCAGATTTCGCATAAGCGCAATTTTTCCAAACAGGATATTGTCGCGTGGTGTATCGTTCCTTTTGATAGTAAGAATCGCGGACCTGTTGAAAGAGCCAACATGTTGAATGAAATCGGGATTACAAAACTCGCCTACGACTGGAGAGACAATAATATTCCAACCTTCGACCAGGAACTTGATGCACTTAAGCAACATCATATTCTCCTCCAGGCATTCTGGCTTACATCTGGTGTTAATCCTTCTGGCGAAAAAGGTGTGGAAGAAGTGTTTAAATTCCTGGCACGAAGAAAAGTAAAGACACAGATCTGGTATCTTTTCTTCCCGCCGGCAGGATTTGATAGTTTGCCACAAAAGCAGAAACTTGGGATAGCTGTCTCAGCAGTAAGTTATATTGCTAAAAGGGCGGATTCTTTAGGGTGTACAGTTGGCTTATATAATCACGAAGGTTGGTTTGGTGAACCGGAAAATGAACTGGCTATTATTGAAATGCTGAAAATGGCGAATGTAGGTATCGTGTATAATTTTAACCACGCCCAGGATCAGATTGAGCGGTTCCCGAAATTCTATCCAAAACTGCTCCCGCATTTGATGGCCATAAACCTGGCCGGGTTGAAAAAGGGTGATCAACACATATATCCAATAGGGCAAGGGGATAGTGAAAGCGGGATGATTGAAATTGTTTGGAAAAGTAGCTATAAAGGCCCAATCGGTATCATCAATGAAAATACCCATCCCGATGCTGAGGTTGGTTTAAAGATGAATATGTCTGGACTGAAGGCTATCCTGGAATCAATAGGCGATAAAACGGCCGCGGCATCTTTTTAA
- a CDS encoding glycoside hydrolase family 43 protein — protein sequence MNKWSLLLSFLLPAFAHAQQDSVYLFSYFKNNGEDGLHLAYSEDGLQWKALHNDQSVLQPKVANDKLMRDPCIIRGHDGQFHMVWTVSWKDRGIGYASSKDLLHWSEQQFLPVMAKERTAENCWAPEIFYDAANRQYILYWSTTIPGRFPETAGRGDNNHRIYYVTTSDFKQYSDTRLLYDGGFNVIDATIQKSGDTYLMFVKDETLKPAPQKNLRLVTSKKATGGYSAASKPITGNYWAEGPTALYIKGRWIVYFDKYTLHQYGAVASTDLVNWSDISSEVSFPDGARHGTVLAISRAELDRLRKGF from the coding sequence ATGAACAAGTGGAGCCTATTGCTTTCTTTTTTGTTGCCGGCATTCGCCCATGCGCAACAAGACAGTGTATACCTCTTTTCCTATTTCAAAAATAATGGTGAAGACGGGCTGCACCTCGCCTATAGTGAAGATGGGCTGCAATGGAAAGCATTACATAATGACCAGTCGGTGCTACAGCCGAAGGTGGCGAATGACAAACTCATGCGGGATCCCTGCATCATCAGGGGCCATGACGGACAGTTCCATATGGTTTGGACGGTGAGCTGGAAAGACCGGGGTATAGGTTATGCATCATCAAAAGATCTCCTCCATTGGAGTGAACAACAGTTCCTGCCGGTAATGGCAAAAGAGCGCACTGCAGAAAATTGCTGGGCCCCTGAAATTTTCTATGACGCGGCGAACCGGCAATACATCCTATACTGGTCTACCACCATCCCCGGCCGCTTTCCCGAAACAGCCGGCCGTGGGGATAATAACCACCGGATCTATTATGTAACGACTTCAGATTTCAAACAGTATAGTGATACCAGGCTTTTGTATGACGGGGGATTCAATGTGATAGATGCCACTATCCAAAAATCCGGCGATACTTACCTGATGTTTGTAAAAGATGAAACCCTGAAGCCAGCCCCGCAGAAGAACCTGCGGCTGGTAACCAGTAAAAAGGCAACAGGCGGGTATTCCGCTGCTTCAAAACCGATCACCGGTAATTATTGGGCAGAGGGACCCACTGCGCTGTATATAAAGGGCCGCTGGATCGTTTATTTTGATAAATATACCCTGCACCAATATGGTGCTGTTGCATCCACCGACCTGGTGAACTGGTCGGATATTTCAAGCGAGGTCAGTTTTCCGGACGGTGCCAGGCATGGAACAGTGCTGGCTATTTCAAGGGCTGAACTGGACCGGCTCCGCAAGGGATTCTAA
- the katG gene encoding catalase/peroxidase HPI codes for MDTNKNMATSAPLNGESKCPFHGGALTQTGGGGTKNRDWWPNQLKLNILRQNSSLSNPMGETFNYAEEFKSLDLDAVKKDIYDLMTKSQDWWPADYGHYGPFFIRMAWHSAGTYRISDGRGGGGKGTQRFAPLNSWPDNVSLDKARLLLWPIKKKYGKKLSWADLMILTGNCALESMGLKTFGFGGGREDVWEPDEDVYWGSEKEWLGDNRYTGDRELENPLAAVQMGLIYVNPEGPNGKPDPLAAARDIRETFGRMAMDDYETVALIAGGHTFGKAHGAADPGKYVGREPAAAGIEEQSLGWKNSYGTGNGEYTITSGLEGAWTTTPTKWSNNYFWNLFGYEWELTKSPAGAHQWIPKHGMGANTVPDAHNPSKRHTPIMFTTDLALRMDPVYEPISRHFFENPDEFADAFAKAWFKLTHRDMGPRARYLGKEVPAEELIWQDPIPAVAHQLIDDTDIASLKAKVLASGLTVAQLVSTAWASASTFRGSDKRGGANGARIRLAPQKDWKVNNPEQLSKVLQILESIQKEFNSAQSGGKQVSIADLIVLAGCAGVEQAAKNAGHEVKVPFMPGRADASQEQTDVESFAVLEPKADGFRNFLKARYTVSAEEMLVDKAQLLTLTAPEMTVLIGGMRALNTNFDNSQHGVFTRRPEALTNDFFVNLLDLETKWNATSDAQDVFECHDRKTGERRWTGTRVDLIFGSNSELRALAEVYACEDSQEKFVRDFVAAWTKVMNLDRFDLA; via the coding sequence ATGGATACCAACAAAAACATGGCTACATCAGCCCCCCTTAATGGTGAAAGCAAGTGCCCGTTTCATGGTGGAGCATTAACTCAAACCGGAGGTGGTGGCACAAAAAACCGTGACTGGTGGCCAAACCAGTTGAAATTGAACATCCTCCGTCAAAACTCTTCGCTGTCCAACCCGATGGGCGAGACTTTCAATTATGCTGAGGAGTTCAAGAGCCTCGATCTGGATGCCGTGAAAAAAGACATCTACGACCTGATGACCAAATCCCAGGACTGGTGGCCGGCCGACTACGGACATTATGGACCATTTTTCATCCGGATGGCCTGGCACAGTGCGGGTACATACCGTATCTCTGACGGACGTGGTGGTGGCGGCAAGGGCACCCAGCGTTTTGCGCCACTCAACAGCTGGCCCGATAATGTGAGCCTTGATAAGGCGCGGTTGCTGCTCTGGCCGATCAAAAAGAAATACGGCAAGAAACTTTCCTGGGCAGACCTGATGATCCTCACCGGAAACTGCGCCCTCGAGTCGATGGGCTTAAAGACCTTCGGTTTCGGTGGCGGACGGGAGGATGTTTGGGAGCCTGATGAGGACGTGTATTGGGGTTCAGAAAAGGAATGGCTGGGCGACAATCGCTATACCGGCGACCGTGAACTGGAGAATCCGCTTGCTGCCGTTCAGATGGGTCTGATCTATGTGAATCCGGAAGGCCCTAACGGAAAACCTGATCCGCTTGCAGCAGCCCGTGACATCCGTGAGACCTTTGGCCGTATGGCGATGGATGACTATGAAACAGTTGCCCTGATTGCCGGTGGCCATACCTTTGGTAAAGCCCACGGCGCAGCAGATCCAGGCAAATATGTAGGCCGGGAACCCGCAGCTGCGGGCATTGAGGAGCAAAGCCTCGGCTGGAAAAACAGCTATGGTACCGGCAACGGAGAATATACAATTACGAGCGGACTGGAAGGAGCCTGGACCACCACGCCCACCAAGTGGAGTAACAATTATTTCTGGAACCTGTTTGGCTACGAATGGGAACTGACCAAGAGTCCGGCCGGTGCGCACCAGTGGATCCCGAAGCATGGTATGGGTGCCAATACAGTACCGGATGCACACAACCCTTCCAAGCGGCATACGCCAATCATGTTTACAACTGACCTCGCTTTGCGCATGGATCCGGTTTACGAGCCAATTTCAAGGCACTTCTTTGAAAACCCGGATGAATTCGCAGATGCATTTGCCAAGGCGTGGTTTAAACTGACGCACCGTGATATGGGTCCACGTGCCCGCTACCTCGGTAAGGAAGTACCTGCTGAAGAACTGATCTGGCAAGACCCAATCCCGGCAGTTGCGCATCAACTGATTGATGATACTGATATCGCTTCACTTAAAGCTAAGGTACTGGCTTCAGGACTGACTGTTGCACAATTGGTTTCAACCGCCTGGGCTTCAGCATCAACGTTCCGTGGATCCGATAAACGCGGTGGTGCAAACGGTGCACGCATTCGCCTTGCCCCGCAGAAGGATTGGAAAGTCAACAATCCGGAACAACTGTCCAAGGTGTTACAAATACTTGAAAGCATCCAGAAGGAATTCAACAGTGCGCAGTCTGGCGGTAAGCAGGTTTCTATTGCAGACCTGATTGTTCTGGCAGGATGTGCAGGCGTTGAGCAGGCAGCAAAGAATGCCGGACATGAGGTGAAAGTGCCTTTCATGCCTGGACGTGCCGATGCGTCACAAGAGCAAACCGATGTAGAATCATTCGCTGTACTCGAGCCGAAAGCAGACGGATTCCGCAACTTCCTGAAGGCCAGGTACACTGTATCTGCAGAAGAAATGCTGGTAGACAAGGCGCAACTGTTGACGCTGACCGCACCTGAGATGACGGTTCTTATTGGCGGCATGCGTGCCCTCAACACGAACTTCGATAATTCCCAACACGGTGTCTTCACCAGGCGTCCTGAGGCACTCACTAACGACTTCTTCGTCAACCTGCTTGACCTGGAGACGAAATGGAATGCAACTTCTGACGCGCAGGATGTTTTTGAGTGTCATGACCGCAAGACCGGTGAACGCAGGTGGACCGGCACCCGTGTCGATCTTATCTTCGGTTCCAACTCAGAGCTCCGGGCACTCGCTGAAGTGTATGCCTGTGAAGATTCCCAGGAGAAGTTTGTACGCGACTTTGTTGCGGCGTGGACCAAGGTGATGAACCTTGACCGCTTTGACCTGGCCTGA
- a CDS encoding pyrroloquinoline quinone-dependent dehydrogenase gives MKMNSIVAVMPLVILLLLNSCSEQPPKTDYSGWTAYAGSKDGSRYSSNTGINIENVAQLKVAWEYSSNDKDTGNRTQNQCNPIVVDGILYGTSPKMKLFALDAVTGKEKWVFDPATEDTASKNDPFAFFKVSRGVMYWQDSSGKDKRILYSVGAKTWSIHAANGQPVRSFGKQGFIDLTENLDRDPETFNPYVAGTTPGIVFNNLLIIGTRVAESADAAPGHIRAFDIVTGQRKWIFHTIPQPGEFGYETWPDREAWKKLGGANNWAGMSLDEKRGIVYVPTGSVAGDFYGGIRKGTNLFGNSLVALDAASGKYLWHYQTIHHDLWDRDLPANPNLVTIKHDGKNIDAVAQITKHGYIFLFDRVNGKPVFPIEEIKVPASDLPGEEAWPTQPIPTLPEPFARQNFGPDELNTLFPETYEELKASYDKIKHRQLFSPPAKEGSWVFPGFDGGGEWGGAAVDPESGILYVNSTELPWALTMIDVPAQHSDASLKRIGKEVYGKYCLSCHRADLKGNGPSYPSLLNLDKKYTEEEAGKIITNGKNMMPAFKQIGAGEKKALLAFLLDLPDKEPGAVSTEKGKKSILDEVPYTMTGYNRFYDKNGYPGIKPPWGTLNAVDLNTGKLLWKVPLGEFKELTGKGIPPTGTEGYGGPLVTKGGLVFIAASKDAKIRAFDKKTGKVLWEADLPVPGYATPATYAIDGRQFVVIACGGGKIGSKSGDKFIAFALPETK, from the coding sequence ATGAAAATGAATAGTATCGTGGCTGTAATGCCGCTTGTTATTTTGTTATTGCTAAATTCCTGCAGTGAGCAACCGCCTAAAACTGATTATAGCGGCTGGACCGCCTATGCCGGATCGAAGGACGGCAGCAGGTACTCATCCAATACAGGTATAAACATTGAAAATGTCGCGCAACTGAAGGTGGCCTGGGAATATAGTTCTAATGATAAGGATACCGGCAACCGCACCCAGAACCAGTGCAACCCGATTGTGGTGGATGGCATTTTATACGGCACCTCCCCTAAAATGAAATTGTTTGCGTTGGATGCTGTTACCGGAAAGGAAAAATGGGTCTTTGACCCTGCAACTGAGGATACTGCTTCAAAGAACGATCCCTTTGCTTTCTTTAAAGTTAGCCGGGGTGTAATGTACTGGCAGGATAGTTCAGGGAAGGACAAGCGGATCCTGTATAGTGTTGGTGCAAAAACCTGGAGCATCCACGCAGCAAATGGACAACCGGTCAGGAGCTTTGGTAAGCAGGGCTTCATTGACCTCACGGAAAACCTGGATCGTGATCCCGAAACCTTTAACCCTTATGTGGCAGGCACCACGCCCGGTATAGTGTTCAACAATCTACTGATCATCGGGACAAGGGTGGCTGAATCGGCTGATGCCGCGCCCGGCCATATCAGGGCTTTCGACATAGTTACCGGACAACGTAAATGGATTTTTCACACCATCCCGCAACCCGGGGAATTTGGCTATGAAACATGGCCGGATCGCGAAGCATGGAAAAAATTGGGCGGCGCTAATAATTGGGCGGGTATGTCCCTGGACGAGAAAAGAGGGATCGTATATGTTCCGACTGGCTCGGTTGCCGGTGACTTTTATGGCGGTATCCGGAAGGGTACTAATTTGTTTGGAAATTCCCTGGTCGCACTGGATGCTGCTTCGGGGAAATACCTGTGGCATTATCAAACCATTCATCATGACCTCTGGGACCGGGACCTGCCTGCCAACCCAAATCTTGTTACGATCAAACACGATGGAAAAAATATTGATGCAGTTGCGCAGATCACAAAACATGGCTATATATTTTTATTTGACCGCGTTAACGGAAAACCGGTATTTCCCATCGAGGAAATAAAAGTGCCGGCTTCCGACCTGCCTGGCGAAGAGGCCTGGCCTACCCAACCTATACCTACTTTACCTGAGCCTTTTGCCCGGCAAAATTTTGGGCCTGATGAATTGAATACCTTATTCCCTGAAACCTATGAAGAGCTAAAGGCCAGCTACGATAAAATCAAGCATCGCCAGTTGTTTTCACCTCCCGCTAAAGAGGGTTCCTGGGTTTTCCCGGGCTTCGATGGCGGCGGTGAATGGGGCGGTGCCGCTGTTGACCCGGAATCAGGGATCCTGTATGTTAATAGTACTGAATTGCCCTGGGCCTTAACCATGATCGATGTGCCGGCGCAGCACAGTGATGCTTCATTGAAAAGGATCGGGAAAGAAGTCTATGGAAAATATTGCCTGTCCTGCCATCGGGCAGATTTGAAGGGGAATGGCCCGAGCTATCCGTCGCTACTTAACCTGGACAAAAAATATACTGAAGAGGAGGCCGGTAAGATCATTACAAATGGGAAGAACATGATGCCCGCATTCAAACAGATTGGCGCAGGCGAGAAAAAAGCATTGCTGGCTTTTTTGCTTGATCTCCCGGATAAAGAACCGGGTGCGGTTAGTACTGAAAAGGGAAAGAAAAGTATCCTGGATGAAGTACCCTATACCATGACCGGCTATAACCGGTTTTATGATAAGAATGGCTATCCTGGTATCAAACCGCCCTGGGGCACGCTGAACGCAGTGGACCTGAATACAGGGAAATTGTTATGGAAAGTGCCTTTAGGGGAGTTTAAAGAACTTACCGGTAAAGGTATTCCGCCAACCGGCACTGAAGGGTATGGCGGCCCATTGGTGACTAAAGGCGGACTGGTTTTTATTGCTGCATCAAAGGATGCCAAAATAAGGGCCTTCGATAAAAAGACCGGTAAAGTGCTGTGGGAAGCAGACTTGCCTGTTCCCGGGTATGCAACCCCGGCTACCTATGCTATTGATGGTCGCCAGTTTGTGGTCATTGCCTGTGGCGGTGGAAAAATCGGCAGTAAATCCGGGGATAAATTCATCGCATTTGCATTGCCTGAAACAAAATAA
- a CDS encoding NAD(P)-dependent alcohol dehydrogenase has product MKAFTRTKYGGPEVLQLEEVEKPTLKDDHILVKVVANSANPVDWHILRGKPFFARFTFGLFKPKDKIPGADFAGVVEASGNNVQHFKVGDRVFGETLKGGAFAEYTCVPANVCALMPEGTAFPEMAGCPIAGVTALQALITHGQLKEGESVLINGSSGGVGHFAVQVAKAYGAKVTAVCSSKNSDFVKTLGADQVIAYDKENIHQHNGKYNLIIDTNGNLSHDDFKRMGQRGVMVGFTTMGHMMRVLLKKAFSKFPLVQFTAEANTQDLETLAALVQNGKIKVHLEKTYSYKHIPEAINHIEAMHTKGKVVMVWDNSSGRE; this is encoded by the coding sequence ATGAAAGCATTTACAAGAACCAAATATGGAGGCCCGGAGGTACTTCAATTGGAAGAGGTTGAAAAGCCGACCCTGAAAGATGACCACATCCTGGTTAAAGTTGTTGCAAATTCAGCCAATCCGGTGGACTGGCATATTCTTCGGGGAAAACCTTTTTTTGCACGGTTTACTTTCGGCTTATTCAAACCAAAAGATAAAATTCCTGGAGCCGATTTTGCAGGTGTTGTAGAGGCGTCAGGAAACAATGTACAGCATTTTAAGGTTGGTGACCGTGTATTTGGCGAAACCCTTAAAGGAGGCGCTTTTGCTGAATACACTTGTGTCCCGGCAAATGTTTGTGCCCTTATGCCGGAAGGAACAGCTTTTCCCGAAATGGCAGGCTGTCCGATAGCCGGAGTAACGGCTTTGCAGGCACTCATTACACATGGACAACTCAAGGAAGGTGAATCGGTTTTAATCAACGGTTCTTCTGGTGGTGTCGGCCATTTTGCCGTGCAGGTTGCAAAAGCTTATGGCGCTAAAGTAACCGCTGTCTGTTCCAGTAAAAACAGTGACTTTGTAAAGACATTAGGTGCCGACCAGGTTATTGCCTACGATAAAGAAAACATTCATCAGCATAATGGGAAATACAACCTCATTATTGATACGAATGGCAATCTTTCTCATGATGACTTCAAACGTATGGGCCAGCGGGGTGTAATGGTGGGGTTTACAACAATGGGACATATGATGCGGGTGCTTTTAAAAAAAGCTTTCAGCAAATTCCCGCTGGTACAATTTACTGCTGAAGCCAACACGCAGGATCTGGAGACCCTGGCAGCTTTGGTTCAAAACGGGAAAATTAAAGTTCACCTGGAAAAGACCTATTCTTATAAGCATATCCCGGAAGCCATTAACCATATTGAAGCTATGCATACTAAAGGAAAGGTGGTAATGGTTTGGGATAACAGTAGTGGCAGGGAATAA
- a CDS encoding cupin domain-containing protein: MKRKQFLLAPIAALPAIALGKTETHTSRTKLPFIVQAGNNRSGVPMMKFMGIHPNDVVVSRKDTDNALSAFLFTGYGNVGTPLHVHFNQDEFFTVIEGKYRFVCGEVDAELNAGDTIFLPRNIPHQWLQLSENGKLIYTVNPAGELEDFFQEANNLKEPTQEEIDKLALKHGMKHLGPPLSR, translated from the coding sequence ATGAAACGAAAACAATTTTTACTGGCTCCTATTGCCGCTTTGCCTGCGATTGCCTTAGGAAAAACTGAAACCCATACCAGCCGCACAAAGCTCCCTTTCATTGTTCAGGCCGGCAATAACCGTTCCGGGGTACCCATGATGAAGTTTATGGGTATTCATCCCAACGATGTAGTAGTTTCAAGAAAGGATACCGACAATGCATTGAGTGCTTTTTTATTTACCGGATATGGCAATGTGGGCACTCCCTTGCATGTGCATTTTAACCAGGACGAATTTTTTACGGTAATTGAAGGAAAGTACCGCTTCGTTTGCGGAGAAGTTGACGCCGAATTAAATGCAGGCGATACCATTTTTCTTCCGCGAAATATTCCGCATCAATGGCTACAGCTTTCAGAAAATGGGAAATTGATATATACTGTAAATCCGGCGGGTGAATTGGAAGACTTTTTCCAGGAAGCGAACAACTTAAAAGAACCGACACAGGAAGAAATCGACAAATTGGCTTTGAAACACGGTATGAAGCATTTAGGGCCGCCGTTAAGCAGGTAA
- a CDS encoding DUF1801 domain-containing protein, with protein sequence MAKNKTKETGKNVLDFIKEFAESEQKRKDSYELLELMQNVSGYEARMWGPSIIGFGNYHYKYASGHEGDAPLIGFSPRKAAISLYVFTGLKEHEHLLKNFGKFKIGKACIYIKKLSDIDKGKLKELMKTTINYLQTKYNNG encoded by the coding sequence ATGGCAAAGAACAAAACGAAAGAAACAGGCAAGAACGTCCTGGATTTTATCAAAGAGTTTGCTGAGTCCGAACAGAAACGAAAGGACAGCTATGAATTACTGGAACTCATGCAGAATGTATCTGGTTATGAAGCAAGAATGTGGGGACCCAGTATTATCGGATTTGGAAATTATCATTATAAATATGCCAGTGGACACGAAGGTGATGCGCCTCTTATTGGCTTTTCCCCGCGAAAAGCAGCTATTTCATTATATGTATTTACCGGGCTTAAAGAACACGAACACCTGTTAAAAAACTTTGGAAAATTCAAGATAGGAAAGGCTTGTATTTACATAAAGAAACTGTCAGACATTGATAAGGGGAAACTAAAGGAGTTAATGAAGACAACGATTAATTACCTGCAAACAAAATACAATAATGGGTAA
- a CDS encoding helix-turn-helix domain-containing protein: MAEYIRLYRIIDFNFSDGYVIPFKAYPPRPEHCLQFMPKDPETIQYPDSGVFISPKKVLFMGPHTTIIHRYPGKKTLGVQVIFQPGAICQITQISSDELTNKYMDAEELFGNCTRLVNEQLFHSSNYPEMICIVERFLSALIKRRKQHKHPVDEIGKMMTFEHENFSLDKFLKAACLSHRQLDRKFKERIGLVPKQFLQMSRFDKAFRMKNRFPQKDWLSIALHCGYYDYQHLVKDYKEFTGYTPTQFFVIDNQAPERAFGDAEV, translated from the coding sequence TTGGCCGAATATATCCGGCTATACAGGATTATTGATTTTAATTTTTCTGACGGCTATGTAATTCCCTTCAAGGCGTACCCGCCACGGCCTGAGCATTGCCTTCAATTTATGCCGAAAGACCCGGAAACTATTCAGTATCCTGATTCAGGGGTATTTATCTCCCCTAAGAAAGTCCTGTTTATGGGGCCGCATACAACTATAATCCATCGTTATCCAGGTAAAAAAACATTAGGCGTACAGGTTATTTTTCAACCCGGAGCTATTTGCCAAATAACACAAATTTCTTCTGATGAGTTAACAAACAAGTACATGGATGCAGAAGAGCTTTTTGGAAACTGCACCCGCCTTGTCAATGAACAATTGTTTCATTCAAGTAATTACCCCGAAATGATCTGTATCGTGGAACGGTTTCTTTCAGCGCTTATTAAAAGGAGAAAACAACATAAGCACCCGGTTGATGAAATAGGCAAAATGATGACTTTTGAGCATGAAAACTTTTCTTTGGATAAATTTCTTAAGGCCGCTTGCCTTTCCCACCGGCAGCTTGACCGTAAGTTTAAAGAGCGGATAGGCCTGGTACCGAAACAATTTTTACAAATGTCCCGCTTCGATAAAGCTTTCCGTATGAAGAACCGGTTTCCTCAAAAGGATTGGCTTTCTATTGCGCTGCATTGCGGGTATTATGACTACCAGCATTTGGTAAAAGACTATAAAGAATTTACAGGATATACACCCACCCAGTTTTTTGTGATAGATAATCAGGCGCCGGAACGTGCTTTTGGCGACGCTGAAGTGTGA
- a CDS encoding nuclear transport factor 2 family protein: protein MSLTLQQIAEFFSGGQFAKIYQHFSDNIIWNVVGENSFVGKKAVVDNCEQVAAYFQAVTTNFKIDNVIVDNNRVAIDGTAEFSRDGKRVSYVWACDVYEFNDRKELEKITSYCIQEKK, encoded by the coding sequence ATGAGCTTGACACTACAACAAATTGCGGAATTTTTTTCAGGCGGACAATTTGCCAAAATATACCAGCACTTCTCCGACAATATTATTTGGAACGTTGTCGGAGAAAATAGTTTTGTTGGAAAAAAAGCGGTGGTTGACAATTGTGAACAAGTAGCAGCTTATTTCCAGGCTGTAACCACGAATTTCAAAATAGATAACGTTATTGTTGACAATAACCGGGTTGCAATTGATGGAACTGCTGAATTTAGCAGAGACGGCAAACGTGTTTCCTATGTTTGGGCTTGTGATGTGTACGAATTCAACGACAGGAAGGAGTTGGAGAAAATAACCTCATATTGCATACAGGAAAAAAAATAG
- a CDS encoding DUF4386 domain-containing protein, giving the protein MPGIKRETSPQVYARIGGLAYLFIIVAGAFGELFIRNTIVVSGDPSATAHNIAASPLLWRIGIAGDILMHVCDLILAMVYFLLFRRVNKNLAMLSVLFGLIQTAVLVANKLNLLMPTFLLDNEDYLKAFEPQQLQVLAYISVKAHGYGFGIGLIFFGFNCLIDGYLIFRSGFLPRMLGILIAIAGLCYLTNSFALILAPRLAGILFQILMAPIFIGEFAMCLWLLFKGVNMDKWNEQTTT; this is encoded by the coding sequence ATGCCTGGTATTAAGCGGGAGACATCCCCCCAAGTGTATGCCCGAATTGGCGGGCTCGCCTACCTGTTCATCATTGTTGCCGGCGCATTCGGTGAATTGTTCATCAGGAATACCATCGTTGTATCTGGCGATCCATCGGCTACGGCGCATAATATTGCCGCCTCCCCATTGTTGTGGCGCATAGGCATTGCCGGTGATATCCTCATGCATGTTTGTGACCTCATTTTAGCAATGGTCTATTTTTTACTCTTCAGGCGGGTGAATAAAAACCTGGCCATGCTTTCAGTGCTTTTTGGTTTAATACAAACCGCCGTTTTAGTGGCCAACAAATTGAACCTGCTGATGCCGACCTTTCTCCTGGACAATGAAGACTACCTTAAAGCATTTGAACCGCAACAGCTCCAGGTTTTAGCCTATATTTCTGTAAAGGCGCATGGCTATGGTTTTGGTATCGGCCTTATTTTCTTTGGCTTTAATTGCCTTATTGATGGGTATTTAATATTCAGATCGGGCTTTTTACCCAGGATGCTGGGCATTCTGATCGCTATTGCTGGCTTATGCTACCTGACCAATAGCTTTGCCCTGATTCTTGCCCCCAGGTTGGCTGGTATACTATTCCAGATACTCATGGCACCAATCTTTATAGGTGAATTTGCTATGTGCCTGTGGTTGCTTTTTAAAGGCGTGAATATGGATAAATGGAATGAACAAACAACTACTTAG